The Paraconexibacter algicola genome includes the window CGGCTTGCGTTCGGGCTGATCGACGAGCAGACCGGGTTCGTCTACGCGCCGTCGGTCGTGTATCTGGCCAAGGGCAAGTCCGCGCGGGTGCTCGGCCCGTTCGCCGCCCCGGCGGACCTCCTCGTCACCGATCCGCCGTTCCGCTCCCGACAGGCGGCCAGCGAGAAGGATCCGTTCGCCGCGATCTACGACGCCCGCGTCGACGTCGACGGTCCCGGGACCTACAACGTCCTGGTCGCCAGCGACATCAACGGCAAGCTCATCGGGTCAGGGACGCAGATCAAGGTCGTCGACGCCAAGGCCGACGCCGTCCCGGACGTCGGAGAGCGGGCCCCGCGCGTGGCGACGGACACGGTGGAGTCCTCCGGCGGCGACCTTGCCGCGATCGACACCCGTCTACCGCCCGACGACCAGCACGAAGAGAGCCTCGATGCGGTGCTGGGCAAGAAGCCGGTCGCCATCGTCTTCGCGACCCCGCAGCTCTGCGAGTCGCGCGTGTGCGGGCCGGTCGTCGACATCGCCGAGCAGCTCAAGGCCACCTACGGCGACCGCATGACCTTCATCCATCAGGAGGTCTACGTCGAGAACGCGTTCGACAAGGGGCTCCGCGCGCCGCTGAAGGCGTTCAACCTCCCGTCGGAGCCGTGGCTCTTCACAATCGATGCGCGCGGCCGCGTCGCAGAGCGGCTCGAGGGATCCTTCGGCTTCCGCAGCTTCGAGGCCGCGATCAAAAGGGCACTCGACGCCTGACCGGCGCCCGCTTCGATCTCGGGTCCGGCTCGATCGAGCGGGCGAGATGGATCGAGACCATGTCGCCGCACGGTTAAAAGGTTTCACTCCTGCGGTGAGGCGCTCCGCGAACGTACTACGTATCGTAGTACGTGATGTCGCCTTCGCCGGACGTCCGACTGGTCGCCGTTTTCGGGGCGCTCTCCCTGCTCGCCTTGTGGCACGTCCTCGCCGTTCCGCCGTCGGAGCGTTCTGCCAGGCGAGATGGGCCGCACGTCGTCGGGGACGCCGGGCCTCCGGTGCGCGTCAAGCGGCCCGGTTTGATTCGGGTACGGGACTTCCGACCTGTCGGCGGCATCCGACGAATCCGTGTACTCCAAGGTGACCGTGTCGAGCTGCGTGTTCGGAGCGACCGCACGGAGGCGGCGCATCTCGACGGCTACGACCTTCGAACGAGGCTCAGCCCGGGGCGCGCCACCCGTCTCAGCTTCGACGCGGAGCGACGTGGGAGTTTCGCGCTGGAGCTGGAGGGCTCCGCCGAGCAGCTCGCCGAACTCCGGGTCGAAACACGGCCGGGGCCACGGCGCTGAGGTACTCGGACGGTGACGATCGACGCAAGATCCAGCGGTATGTGGGCTGCGCTCCTCGCCGGACTCATGGTCGGCTTGACCCCGATGACGACGTCAGTGGCTCCCCATGTGCTGCAGCACGTCGTTCTGATGTTCTTCGTCCCGCCGATCCTGGTCCGCGTGGTCCCTGGCCTCGCGGGAGGTCGACAGCTCGGGGTCGGCGCGGGCGTCGCGCTGGTCCTTGTCGGGATTCTGGCGATCTACGCGCTGCACGCGCCGCCGTCGTTCGAGCTCGACCTTCGCAACGCCGGCGCGGGACTCGCAGTCCACAGCGGCTTGATCGCGGCAGGACTCGTCCTGGTCCTGCCGGTCACCGGCACCTGGTCGGTGCGAGGGATGGCTGCCGTAGGGCTCGTCGCCCTCGCGGAACTCGGCGTGGGGGCGCTCGGAATGTGGCTCGCCTGGATCCCGAAGCTCGTGTACGACGTCCCAGGCGACGACCGGGCTTTTGGTCTCGACCCGCAGTCAGACCAGGCAGCCGCCGGAGCGATCATCCTGGTTGTCGCCGAACCGCTGCTGGCCGTCGAAGTCGCGAAGCTGTTCTTTCGAGCGCTGCGGGAAGGGGAGGCCGAAGACCTCGCCTCGGATTCGAGTTGATCGATGACCCGCCGGCTAGACTTGGGCGAGGTCGGATCGGCGGGGGCTCGGCTGCAGGCTGCCGTTTGATATCAGCCGTCTTCTGGGGCGGTTGTGAACGTGGGCTTGGTGTTCGAGGAACCGATTCGCGGGTCCCGGGACACGATCCGTGAATTGCTTGAGATGTTTTGCGCAACGGTGATCCTCAGGCTGCCGGCTGTGGGACGCGTGAGGCCTGCTGCATCTGACAGCGTGTGCCATCAGCTCTTGGGCTTCTTGCCTGCGAGGCGACGAAGCTCGCGGCGCCGCTCCGGGTCCAGCTGCTGGATCGACCGCGCGAAGTGGACCAGGACCTTATCGCCGTACTCGTCGATCAGATCGGCGACCTCGCCGGCTGCGCGCCGCTCGTGGTAGTCGGCTCGTGAAAGCGCGGCCGTGTAGTGGTCGGTCTTGCCGGAGCGGCGGCGAACGAGCAGGTCCTTTTCCGCGAGACGGCTCATGACGGTCATGACGGTCGTGTACGCGCGCGTCTTCTCCGCACGGGCGTTCAGCCCGTCGAGGACCTCACGAACGGTGGACTCACCGCGAGACCAGACCTCAGACATCACCTCGCGCTCGAGCTCGTGCAGTTCGGGTAGTCGCTCCTGTGGCACGCGCGCAGTCTACCGCGGAGCCCGCGAGCACTACGCAGCGTAGTATTGGCGGGTGTCTGTCGCCTCTTCCCTGCGGGTCCCCGTTCTCCTCGCGGCCGCGCTGGTGCTGACGCTGGTGCTGCCCGCTTCAGCGGCCGCCCATGGTCTGGTGATTCGTGCGGACCTCCCGATCCCCGAGTGGCTGTTCGGGTTCGGTGCGGCGGCGGTCGTGATCGTCACGTTCGTCCTGCTCGCGGTCGCCTGGAAGGAGCCGCGACTAGAGGAGCCCGAGACACGCTGGCTGCCCGATGCCGTCGGTCGCCTCGTCACGAGCCGGAGCCTCGAGGTACTCGCCGGTTCCGTCGGCGTCGTCGCTCTCGGT containing:
- a CDS encoding BlaI/MecI/CopY family transcriptional regulator, with protein sequence MPQERLPELHELEREVMSEVWSRGESTVREVLDGLNARAEKTRAYTTVMTVMSRLAEKDLLVRRRSGKTDHYTAALSRADYHERRAAGEVADLIDEYGDKVLVHFARSIQQLDPERRRELRRLAGKKPKS
- a CDS encoding cytochrome c oxidase assembly protein: MTIDARSSGMWAALLAGLMVGLTPMTTSVAPHVLQHVVLMFFVPPILVRVVPGLAGGRQLGVGAGVALVLVGILAIYALHAPPSFELDLRNAGAGLAVHSGLIAAGLVLVLPVTGTWSVRGMAAVGLVALAELGVGALGMWLAWIPKLVYDVPGDDRAFGLDPQSDQAAAGAIILVVAEPLLAVEVAKLFFRALREGEAEDLASDSS